The Bombus terrestris chromosome 6, iyBomTerr1.2, whole genome shotgun sequence DNA window aagaaaaagatagattttataatttacttacCATATGATTATTGTAATAACAATTAACATTCACATaggtataaagaaatatttcattgctTTCCCctttgtttcataatttttatactacATCTCttggaagaaataattttttaaaaacaaatggaataaacaaatatattttttatgtaaagtaTAACAAATTAAATGGAAGTTCAGTAATCGGAAACATTAATTTGATTCAGTGTGGAAAAGgaaaattttataagaaaatttccgtttctttctttttatgttcatttattataaataacaagATGTATATTCGGTGCGCACGTGTTGTTTAACCtgtatatttatagatatactCAAGCTCCGTCTAAGTTTATTTCGCTTACTGTACTATACCTTGTTTTACTTTGAGTTGTTGtcagtaatatattttttccgcTACAACCTATTTGATGATACGGCGCGAGgaattttttggaaatttgCTTCGGAGGCAAAAGCTCCACGCAGCACCTCAAAGAAAAACATCGCTATCCTCTCGCGAGATTGTAGTGGCGTTTTGATACCGATTTTTTGTGAACGGCCGTGTGCAAATGAACTTTTTTTTTAAGCCCTTCGTAACCAACAACCATGTCAGTTTCGCACCCCCTTCGAGCTTTATAGACATTCAATCACCGTTAGCATTTTCAATTAAAGTGCAGATACGATAGAATTCTCGGGATATCGataagttgttgtttttccctctctttctttttcattgaatcataacgaatataatataattcgtAAATTAATTCGTACTAATGATATGCGTACTCGTGAACATTATCAATGAAAGATTAAGGATTAAGATTAGATCTTGTTGAACGGTTGTACAATGCGTAATGGTATCACACTTTTCCACGATATGTTcaatcaaatataattaataggGAAACGTTGTGAGACTTGAACGTTGTGGATCTAATCCGTTCTTGAATGTTTCTATAATGCAGCTCCAAGAGCGACGTGGAAACGAAGGGATTAATAGTAATGTGTCGGTGGTCCTTCGAAGCTACGGTTACTCTTATAGCGCTCGCGGTTTAGCAATGATTAATGCGTGCATACCTTTATTTTCTCAATCCTCTCGAAGAATCGAGCCTGAAAGATCTAATACTAAGCTGTCGACTACAGATCTGTCTTCAATTCGCCGGCCTAAATAACGCGCCATAGGTATACATCTATAATATATTCGCTCTTTTTTTATAAACTCTCTTTTACATGAAACGATTAAACCTTTCGTCCCTCGATACGTCCTTTGTCTCGACTTTCGTCGTGTTTTCGCGCATCTTCTTCTTTTACGACTTTCCGATTAAAATActgtcgttctttttttcttcattaATCGAGAAACGATACTGTATATCTCACCGACGTGCACAGTACACGCCATTGATGGTTGTAAATGCCGTACTACAAAAATTTTGCCAGGGTTTtggaatttcaaagaaatttcgtaatttttatgtatatccTTTTTTATCGTGTTCCATAATTTTCGTAGAATCCTCTTTACACAGAGATAATTTCTACACAACTTATtaactaattaaaaaaaaaaaaaaaaaaaaaaaattgaaactgATCAAAGGACTGGATATGAATTTCACTCGATTGAAATATAAGATATGTAAGAAATTTCGAGCGTCCGCTCCAGATAGCCGAATTCAGCGGAATTTCCAGTGGCGATTATTACCATGAATGTAGCGTATTGCACGCTTTCGTTTTGAAAGGACGCGCGAAAATTGGGAAAATCCGGGACGTACGGGAATCgtaatatataaaactaaagGCGTTGAAACTTTCGAAAGCTACGTACGACATCATGTAGCAGGCACGTCTTATCATATCACGCTAAAGGCTTTAAGAAGCCTGGTAGAACCGTACTGAGGTATCGAACCAGatacttcttttttatttaattttttgcgatctttatttcttttttgaaCGATTATCTACGTATTCTCGTTCCTATGTATATCACGCGAACGCATGCTTTCATACGCATacgttcgtttcctctttttctcggtTTCACATACACACGctcacatacatacatacatcctCGCTTCTAATTATTTCTAAACGCTTGAAACTAAGGAAAGGGTGCGAACGGTGCGCGAGCGCAAACAAATGAACGAACGTTTCTTCCGTTGTCGGGCAAGGAAACGTTATTTATTTCATAGGATTTAGCCGTTCGAGGATGTTTAACGCGCGAATATCCTCGGGCAGACTTCCTGTTTTAACACGAAGCACATATCACACGTGCAGGCCTACGAGAATTTTTTCTTATCGAGAGAACACGGACGGTCGTTCGTCACGACCGATTGCTTTAGGCTTTATTTTGTTGCATTCCTCCACTTGAAAAGTGTCCGTGGGTAACGAACAAGCGACATCATCGAAGATGTCGACACGTCTAATCTGTCGATACCTACCTTTGTTACCTCGTTTTTCTTTAATTCTCTGTACATCGTGTCAGCGACACGTTCGATTTTGCTCGTAACCGTGTAACGTGTCTTATTGATCGATCATCGATTTATCGCGAGTAATAAAGCCAGCCCGTcaaattcgataaggatgcaTAAGCGACGACGAGGCTCGACGATTTACTCGTGATTCACGGAAAGCTTTTAGTAGGCGCGGCTGGACGGgttcaaatttataaaaagacaTCACGCTTTTTGTTGTCCGTCGATTCGTTTGAATAAACGCGAATATCTGCTCGAATTGTGCGCAATGCTCTTTCCACGAACTTGACTCCCTTGATTCTGCACCTACCAGTCGTTTCTTGCATCTCCTTATGAACACGGAAAGCAATAGTGCGCGCTTCTCTACGATGCAGTGCTACCACACATGTTCGTCTTTAGTGCAATTTGATTTTTTTGCACATCGttttcaataattattacttttacgCTTTTAGAATCATCGATCGAACCGTTCGATCATCCCTACCCTTCGTAATCGATCCATCGTTAAACCATAATTAACGGTCCGTTAAACTAAATTCCTTTTTTCACGCGCATTATACGATGAGTACCTTGATCTTGTTCCGTTCAGATCATCGTTACTCTGCTCTGTCATCTTTTCTGTTTCTATTTTTCGTGTTGCTCCTTTGTAAAAGTCGCAGTTAAGTAAAACCATGATTTCGTTGTTTCTGACGTTGTACGAGAACCGTATCTGCGAATAGATGAATACGATGGTTGTTGGCTTTCGATGCGTCAGATGTAATTTGTAATCGCATATTCCTAATCTCAAATTCACCTTATTAAAACGACCGTCGGTAATACGCGATATAATATTcgctgaaattttaaaaaaatacgtTGTTCCGCTGAACAAAGATTGCGTAGGATTACAACAGTAAAAATTGTCACGTTGTGTGTTGGCAAAAATTGTCTCCAGCTTTTTAAAAGTGAACTCGCGTGTTAATTCTGAATTATATTGAACGTTTAAAAGTCCCGTGGACGATAACCGGCTTAAACGGTGTATCATTGATTCAAACGATAAAATCCTCGTTGcatttgaaataaaatctaTCCGACTAATCTAATCTATTATAGAAagttaatagaaaaaaaaaaaaaaaaaaaaacaagtgaAACGTGCATTATGGTTGCTACAAAATATCTTGTACCATTGGAAACGTTCATTCCGCTTGTAAATATCTTAGTCTCGTTATAAATAAAAGGGAAGTAAGAGTAAACTTAAAACGAATACATCAAAGTAAAAATATGCTTAGAACTAAAAATCGAATAATCGATATTAGCTTGATAAACGAAAATTAGGAGTTAGAGCCACGTTTATCGTTGCTCCGACGAAGCCTTGAAAAAAATCGATGTACGATTCGATCTGCgtcgttctctttttctttttcttttcttcattttctttttctttcaagtTCATTGCATGCTTAGTCATTCGGAAAAAATAACCAATGGTAAATTGTGGAATTTCTcgagaaaaatttaacaaacgACTGCCTCCGATATAGGATTCTCGGTGATGTGTATAGTGGCGGTGGGCCAGTCGATCTTCTTACTGCAAACATGATTGAGTCCTTCGAGGGAAGCCAGTCTGTAGTCAGCCATTTTCAACGGTGATAGTGGTGCCActgtaaagaaaaataaacgaaaattccaGGTCAGAGTAATTGGAGTGCTGAATCACATTCTTCATCCTCGTATCGAGGTTTCTAATACGAAAGTATCCACATGTATGTCCCGTTCGTTCGAAAACAAATAAACTCATCGTATCGTAAATAGAGATAAAAATCGAAACGTAAAATCGTTAAAAAGGGATTAAACATTTAGCTTGATCGAACGAAGAGATTAAAAAGATAAAGAGGACAGAATAAATAGAAAGGCACACATGCAAAACGAGAAACAAGAAGGTTAGAATAACGTGTGTGTCAGAGTGAAATTGTTTTATGTGCAAGGCATGTGATTCGGCATAATTTGTTGTTCGCTATTCTACTGCCCAGTATGTGCGGAGTCTTTCTTTCATtgcacatttttataaatactatCTGTTAATGTCCCACCATGAGTATATGCTGCTATAAGAAAAcagattaaataatttaaaatttgaaaacagcCTAGGTATACTTCCGTTCGAAAGATCGACTTCTACGAGGAAGCGATAGTAAGGTGTCTCTAGAAAGATATTTGATTTATCGTTGATTGATAAAGGCTACTTCATACCAACTACCGATAAGAACAAACAATGATAGAACTCAGTCGATAAAACTTTACCATGATCTTGTGATCCTAGTAAATGAATCCTCATTGTAGTGAAGATTTTTAAGAaattcgttaaataaaaaattagtcgaataaatatatgaaaatgcAATGCAATCTCGAACTAATCCTCTCGCTGTAACTCTTCGTATACATTTCAAAACAATTGTAAAAGTGTTTATCGATATTCTATAGTTTCATCGTGCAAAAGCTCAATCGACGGTTTATTTCATTCGCAAAAACAAACAGCGAGAGGGACGACGATTCTAAGATGTATCTACAAGATGTATCGAAATTCACGAGAAATGCACGAGAGTTTAGTAAGTCCGAAGACATAAACCCACGACATCTGCAGCCCAAAAAGAGTTAGCATTGTTTAACAGAATAAACAGTAGTTAGTTGCCTTTTGATAATCCTTCATAGACAGAgaagacagaaacagagagAATATACCCGAGGTTGTCCATGATATTGTTAGTACATCATCGTCGGTTAATACCTCCCGATAAAAGTTTGAATTCCGACTTACTTAACACATAGACGTGGCCTAACTGACCAACTGCGCGCTTGACTCCTTGCGGCCTTCAATTCCTAATTACAATTACCTTCGGGTGTTGTCGGCGTCATGGGCTTCCGCGGGGATCTCACCACTAAAAGGCATAAAAAAACAAATTCTCTTTAAaacattcaaaaaaaaaaacggaacaGATGATAACGTAGCGTAGCCATAGCGAACATTATCATAATTGTTTTTATTCTCTTTGAAAAAAATCATTCTTGGGTGCGATGCATCGCTAGGCCGATTGTCGTGTACtgatacatttaaataataaaaattaagcaCCGATTAGATCGCGACCAACGTCCATGTTCATCATCCTCTTTCGTGCAGTCAGAGAAATTGTTATTCGAATGACATGGACGCGAGTCGCAAAGAAACGCTTTGGCTATTTACATTGCAAAGTAAGTGTCAAATTCGCttcttcttaaaaaagaaattatcaaataaatcGTTTGATCGGAAATTCTAATGCTACTTCATAACAGTTTACGAGCCATTCGAACAGTAAAAGCGTAAATTCTTGCCGATATTTATTAAAGTACTTTCAGAACAATATACGTTGTATATCTTCTGTCTAAACTACTTGAACGATAGCGTGATTCTTAGCACTGGCAGAAATTCAGAAGCAAAACAAAATAGCCAAAAAGCCGACACTACTTTACTGACTACTTCAGTTGAGCACTAGGTATTAGTATATACGTACCACTCGATCGATCCGAGACGCGTGGGAAATAAAGGCGCAAGTCGGTGAacatgtattttttttcttatttgccttcgataatcatttttttttttttcttttcttaagcTCTCAAATAAATGACAAATGGTGGTGAGACTAAAGTGATGAATTCAACGTAATCCTTTTTCAAACCTCTTTTTATTTATCAAGTCGAGCCAGTGGCTTTCCAACGAAGGAAAGTACATGATCGAAGACGTTGTTAAATCTCGATGTAGCAAGGATGCTGGTGAGATCGttagacagaaagagagagagagagagagagagagagatcaaaATGGTTTATTCGATGCGATGgtttaaataaaaagcaatttgAGAATTATTTTTTGAAGAGATTTAAAACGTTTCACGTAATGGATCCTTAATGCATCAAGGATTAACAACATCTTGGCATCGCGCCATTCGTACAACATGAAAACTCTATTCGTATAACAGAGACGATCGTAACAACAAcaattaattaacgataatCATCACGATAggaacaattaattaatttaattagaacAACTCGGGCGTACTTGGCTAATATTCGCAGATACCTACCAtgtaaaataagtaataaattcaTTGTCTTTGTTTTAAGCGAATCGATAGTGTAAAAAGGAGTTGGATAATAATTAGAAGGAATAGGCGAGGCGTAGTATCATCGGCGAAGTACTGTATTCACGCGATAAATACACCTTATTTCTTTCTGTTCTGTTGCATATTAACTGGGCGATAGTAGTGGTAAAGCGTTGTGTTATGTGATAAGTGCTATCGTGTTTCTGTGATCAAGAAGccaaaaagaataataaacttCAATTACTCGCGTAATTAGCGTTAATCGTTTAAAGGGGTGATAACATATTTTGTATTCGCTTATTATGCGTTTTCAATGaagcgataaaaatatttacgatattgGCGAACGTCAAGTTACTTCGAATATGATTGCACGATAGATAACGTCTACGTCAGAAAGAGAAAAGTCTGCGATAAAATCGTTTCTATTTAAAGGTGAGGGAACAGAAACAACGTTGCTCGCTACAGCTAAATGCAGCTTAAACCGACTTCCGCACCAGTCTAGCGAGTTCCAAGGCAAAGTGGTCGAGGATGACTTCATTTACAAGCGTTACTTCGTTATTGGATCGCATACTACCGGAGTCGGGAACGTCGCGATGAGAGATTATCCGTTCGGTCAtaaaacgtttctttcgtttttgtaTATAACTCGTTAGTTGTGTTGGCTTTGATTCGGGTATACGTGTATATAGGCCAAAAATACCGATACTCGTCAAATTGTAGCAATCGATTGAACGAACTTAAGCCTACGAATATTCACGATTTACGACACTTGCGTTCTCATTTCCGCGTATCGTTGCGCAACAGAGCACGCGAACGTCTTCGTGAAATCATTAACGCTAATTCATTGTTTGGAATGTTAAACAACTAATAATGTTGTCTCTTATTTACGTGGCGTAAAGGTTGTAAAGAACGAGCATTAACTCGAATTTTACTACcagttttattttaacatatcAATCAATGGGAACTAGTATCAGTTTTATCAGGCGGTCGCGTGCTCTTTTGCGGAATAGCATGGCGCGAGCGAAATTCGTTTATACCGATGAAGATCGATGAGAATAACCATTTGACAATTTGATAATTAACGTCTAAAGCGTGGTTCGTCAGGGCGCTCACTTACCATATCCTTCGCCCTGCAGAAACAGTCGGAAGGCCTCGCTTACTTTGCCCGGTTGTTCCTCCAGTACCATTCCGCAATCAGAAATCTGTCAATTGGACAAATTAAATTAGTTGATATTATCTAGTTAACGATATAGCTAATCTCTTTCACTGTTACATCTAACGTTGCAACAGTATTCACAGTGGCAAAGGAACAATGATAATCCATGTAAAAGGATATTAATgttctttgtaaaaatattttccatttgaATTTCCATTAACGATAGTAGGTATGCGAAATAGCATAAtagtaaaaaagatattatatttgTGTACATTTGAATTATTTTGCTAAAAATAATTCGCAATTAAAAGCTCACTGAGAAAACGTTATCAGGCGAATTTTAAGTCAAGTTCACGAAATTCTTGGTGAAAACTCTCTCCACGGAATTAAACTCCAAATGTGTACAATCTTTTAGCACAGAGGGTGATTAATATTGCAAGTGTCTCTTACCTTCATCCAAGAGCTGTTCATCGGATCTAATCGTCCATTTAACGTTACGGTGTCGTCGACGTGTGGGCTCAAAGCACCGGTGATATTCATCACAGGTACACCGAGCGTGAGACCTTCCTTCTTACGCGTCGGGTCTAATTCCCTCGTGATGTTCAGATCTGTACGACGAACATAGCTGTCGATTAATAGCGCTAGATTCGTTGGATTTACACGACGCTCAAAATAGTTCTTGTACACTTGGACGAGGTCGTGGTTTCTTTCCTCCGTACCCTGAAACAAATTGTATACGTGGTACTTGCTGAATCTCTGacaatttttttcttcgttgtGTCGAATGTTTACACCATAAACATGATCtacttctattattttcttcttttttttttacggtgCCTACATATGTGATAACTCCGTTAAGGAGCTACGTGTTGCATAATAAGAGCGACGGAATTGTCGTTGAAGCACTAATCCAATTTCCTACGTTGCTTGGAAACACTCGATAGAATAAGCCTTCGGCATACTCGATTCCGTCAATAATTTATCGATCTACGTTTCCGTGTGAACGTTGCTTAAACTAACTTGCCTTGATGAAACTTTGTGGGTCATCCAGGCTATTGCCTATTCTCTTATATACGCGTATCGTGCCATTTCGTGCTAGAAATTTATTGCTAAGACCTTCTCGTTTAATTGATCTGTTTGCCGATATTAGAAAGAAAGATGTATAATGAATAATATTGGAAAACATGTAATTATACGTTCTGAACACAATATTAAATTCAACATCAATTTCGTTATAGTTtattatctaatattttattgGACTTTATGGAAGTTTTATTATCagaattacaaaagaaaaaaataaacagtACCGTCGAaggatttgaaaaataatagtcTACCTCTCTCGTTGAAAGAATGTGTAGTTTCTCTAGTTAATGTGTTTAGATATGTAAATGCATGCTCTTACCCTGCCAAAGTGATGCCACATCAGATAGTCCAATACACCCTGGGTCATGCCCTGTGAC harbors:
- the LOC100645195 gene encoding protein NDRG3 isoform X5, translated to MPSDSMDDIELKNIQLQFPPLRCLSRDDSSVREERVETDKGSLLVAVQGNRAKPAILTYHDLGLNYISSFQAFFNYIDMRVLLENFCVYHVNAPGQEEGAPTLPEDYVYPSMDELAEQLLFVLGYFGLKSVIGFGVGAGANILARFALAHPEKVNALCLINCVSTQAGWIEWGYQKLNVRHLRSQGMTQGVLDYLMWHHFGRGTEERNHDLVQVYKNYFERRVNPTNLALLIDSYVRRTDLNITRELDPTRKKEGLTLGVPVMNITGALSPHVDDTVTLNGRLDPMNSSWMKISDCGMVLEEQPGKVSEAFRLFLQGEGYVVRSPRKPMTPTTPEVAPLSPLKMADYRLASLEGLNHVCSKKIDWPTATIHITENPISEAVVC
- the LOC100645195 gene encoding protein NDRG3 isoform X4 — its product is MPTAATPEKSALLGTMPSDSMDDIELKNIQLQFPPLRCLSRDDSSVREERVETDKGSLLVAVQGNRAKPAILTYHDLGLNYISSFQAFFNYIDMRVLLENFCVYHVNAPGQEEGAPTLPEDYVYPSMDELAEQLLFVLGYFGLKSVIGFGVGAGANILARFALAHPEKVNALCLINCVSTQAGWIEWGYQKLNVRHLRSQGMTQGVLDYLMWHHFGRGTEERNHDLVQVYKNYFERRVNPTNLALLIDSYVRRTDLNITRELDPTRKKEGLTLGVPVMNITGALSPHVDDTVTLNGRLDPMNSSWMKISDCGMVLEEQPGKVSEAFRLFLQGEGYVVRSPRKPMTPTTPEVAPLSPLKMADYRLASLEGLNHVCSKKIDWPTATIHITENPISEAVVC